The Streptobacillus felis region AAGAAAAAATAGAGAAAATATAGATTTATATAAATTAAAAGAAGTAGTAGCATAAAGTATAAGTAATATTTTTTTATTGAGGGTATAAACCCTCAGTTTGGTGCTGCACAAAATTAAGTATATTTATTTAGATTGAAATAAAAGGTTAAAAATTGTTAAAAAAAATGGAGGATTCTAAAAAATTTAGAATTCTCCATAATTTTTTTAGGCTATTTCGGAACAGCCCCTTTTAATTAACTAAAATAATGTATAAACATTGTTATTATACTAATGTTGAAGAAATCTATAAATAGTGATCCTACAATAGGAACGACTAGAAATGCAAGTTTTGAATAACCAAACTCATCATTTACTGATTTCATATTTGCTAATGCATTAGGTGTTGCACCCATACCAAATCCTAAATGACCTGCAGATATTATTGCTGCATCAAAATTTGAACCCATAATATTAAATGTAATAAATCTTACAAATAAGTATGCTGTAATTACTTGAGCTAATAATAATATAGCTAATGGACCAGCTAAATCAAATAACTGCCATAATTTAAGTGAAATTAATGCTACAGATAAGAATAAGTTTAGAGAAATACTTTCAAGTATTTGAATTTCTTTCATAGGTATTTCTTTGTATAGTATGTCTGATAAATTTCTTATTATTGCAGCTATAAACATTGGGCCAATATATACAGGCATTTTTAAGCCAATTTTTTTTAACCAATAGTTTAATATAGTTCCTATACTCATTGATAATAATAAAATGAAAAATGCTTTTGCAAATCTTTCTTCATCAAGTTCATGTATTTCATCATTATCATTTTTATTATCTTCAGCTATATCAGAAGATTTAAGATTATATTTTTGTATAAGCTGTTTTGCAAGTGGTGGTCCAATTAAAGAACCAACTATAGTACCGAATGTAGCAGCAGCTATTGCTATTGTTTTTAAACCATCCATAGGTATGTTTTCAGATATAGCTATTGAAGTGCCGTGTCCACCAGTCATTGGAGTTGAACCTGTCATTAAAGCTATTAATGGATGTATATTTAATACTTTACCTATAATTATAGCAATAGTATTTTGGAATAATATTAGTAGTACTGCAACGAATAGAAATAAAGCTAATTTTATTCCACCTTTTTTTAATAAAGAAAAACTTGCATTAAAACCTATACTAGTGAAAAACATTATCATAAAGAAATTTTGTAAAGTAGTATCGAAATTAAATTCAACTATATTTAAATATCTTAGTATTAATGCTATAATAGAAAATATTATACCACCAATAACAGGATTAGGTATGCAATATTTTTGAAAAAAACTTACTCTTTTTTTAAGTTTTATACCAATAATTAAGAATATAACAGCTATTCCAACTGTTTGTATCATATCAAATTCTAATATATATTTCATAAATCCTCCTTTATATTTTTCTATAATACAATAATATAATAAAAAAATCAACTAAAATAAGAAAAATCATTTATTTATATACAAAAACAATTGACAGTGATAGTATAAATGTGATATTATACTATGTACGCATGTGTTAGGTGGCTAATACCTAAAGCAGCGATTTTATAATTTCGGAGGTGAACAGATGTTTGCAGTAATTAAAACTGGAGGAAAACAATACAAAGTTGAAGTAGGTTCATTATTAAAAGTTGAAAAATTAGCCGTAGAAGTTGGAACTGAAGTTTCATTTGAAGAAGTATTAATGGTAGGAGATAAAGTTGGATCACCATTAGTAGAAGGAGCTAAAGTAGTAGCTGAAGTTAAAGAGCACGGTAAAGGTAAAAAAGTTATCAACTTTAAATACAATAAAAAAACATACTACAGAAAACAAGGTCATAGACAACAATATACTTTAATAGAAGTAAAAGATATTAAAGGATAATTATGACAAATATTGAATTTTCTGAAAAAGAAGATAAAATTGTATCCTTTTTGATAAAAGGACATACAGAAGCATATAATTATGGTGAAGACATAGTATGTGCATCAATTTCTGCCACATCTATTATGACTTTAAATGGACTAATAGAGGTGTTGAAAATAAAGAAATTGAATTATGAAATGAAGGATGGATATATCTTTTGTGATTTAAGAAATGTTAGTGAGGAAGATTTAAATAATGCACAGTCTTTATTAAAGTCTTTATCAATAATGCTTAAAACAATTTCTGAAGATTATCCCAAAAATGTACAATTTAGAGCTAGGAGGTATGGAAAATGATATTAAAGTTGAATTTACAATTATTCGCCTCAAAAAAAGGACAAGGGTCTACTAAAAATGGTAGAGATTCTAATCCTAAATACTTAGGAGTAAAAAGATATGATGGTGAAGCTGTAAAAGCAGGAAATATAATTGTTAGACAAAGAGGAACTAAATTCCACCCAGGTAACAACATGGGACTTGGAAAAGATTACACTTTATTTGCATTAATTGAAGGTTACGTTAAATTTGAAACTTTCAAAGGTAAAAAAAGAGTAAGTGTTTACCCAGAAAAAATAGTTAAATAATAAATAAGAAAAGCCTTTTTGTAAAAAAAGGCTTTTTTTTAAAGGTGAATATATGACTAAAAAAGAAAGAATAAGTAAGGTATTAGAAATACTAAGAGAAAAATTTAAAGAACCTAAGATAGCTTTAGATTATTCTAATGAATACCAATTAATGGTTGCAGTAATTTTATCTGCACAATGTACTGATAAGAGAGTTAATATTGTAACTAAGGAATTTTTTAAAATTTTGAAAAAACCAGAAGATATGCAAAAATTATCTTTAGAAGAGGTTGAAAAATATATCAAATCTACAGGTTTTTATAAAAATAAAGCATTAAATTTAAAAGCTAATGCAGATATGCTTATAGAGAAATATGGTGGTGTTTTACCAAGAAGTATGGATGAATTAATTAAACTTCCAGGTGTTGGTAGAAAAACTGCTAACGTACTTTTAGGCGATTTATGGGGTATTAGAGCCGGAATAGTTGTTGATACTCATGTTAGAAGGCTTTCAAATTTAATTGGTTTTGTTGATAATGATAATGTAGAAATCATAGAAAAGGAACTTATGAAAATAGTTCCAAAAAAATCATGGTATGAATATTCTCATTTCTTAATATTACATGGTAGAGATAAATGTATTGCAAGAAGACCTAAATGTAGTGAGTGTGAAATAAATAATTATTGTAAATTTAATGAAAAAAATAGAAAAAAGGTATAGATATGAAAAAAATATTAATTATTATTTGTTTTTTAAGTTTAAATTTATTTGGTCTTGAACTTAAAGAAAAAGAAAGATTACCAATAATTTATACATCTTTTTTAGATGGTACTGAAATTATGAATGTAAATTCTGAAATTGAATTTCCAATAGCATCTTTAACTAAAGTTATGAATGTATTAGTGGCAAAAGATCAAATTTCTAGAGGTAATTTTTCTTTAAATGACAAGGTATTATTTGATAGGTATACATCTTTTGTAAGTGGGGGTGCAATTTCAGTATGGCCAGGTGATAATAGCTATACTTTAGAAGATTTAATGAAAATTCAAATAATTTTCTCTTCTAATAATGCAGCATACGCTACAGCAAAGCATGTAGGTAAAGGTGATATTAATAAATTTATTGATTTGATGAATGAAAAAGCACAGGAAATTGGTATGAAAAATACTAAATTTTCATCACCTGCTGGGTTACCACCAAGACTTAATAAGGGATTTGGCATGGATATTTCTACAGCAAAAGATTTATACACATTAACAAAATATGTAATTGAAAATACAGATATATTAGATTATAGTAATAGAAGTAGTATTAGTTTTACAAAAAGTAGAGATCCTCAAAGAATATATCATAGTAGAATAAGTATGTTAGGTAAATATGGTATACTAGGTTTAAAAACAGGTTTTCATGAAGAATCAGGGTTTAATATTATATTAGTTTCTAAAATGGGAGATAGTACTATTATATCAATTTCTCTTAATTCTGAAACTGAAAAACAAAGAGAAAAATTGCAAAAAGAAATTTTATCTAAATTAATGGAAAAATTAGAAAAAATTGTAGATAAAGAAAATGCTTATTATTTATTTGATGTTAAGGGGTATAAAAATAAAACTATAGAGGGATATATTAAGGAAGATGTTAATATAGTTAATCTTGGACAAGATATTTCATATAATATAAAACTAAATGAAATTAGTGGTAATATTAATAAAGATGATGAGATTGGGTTATTAGAGGTAATAGTTAATGATAAGTTAATTACAACTAGACCTATATATGCAAAAGAGGATAATAATAAATTAAATTGGTTTGGTAAATTTATTAGATTTATTAGTTTTGGTTTCTATTAAGGAGTAAATTATGGATAATAATATATTAATTCTTGGTCTTAGTGGATCAGGTAAGACAACTGCATTGAAATATTTAGAAGATAATGGATATTATGTTAGTTTAAATTATCCAATTAATCATGTACTTGAAATTGAAGATAATTCTAAAAAGGCTATAAGCATTTCTATAAAAAGTGATGATGAAATTGATGTTTTAGAGAAAATAATTATATCAAAAAAATTTATAGTTATATTTTTAGATGCAAGTAATGAAGAACTAGTTAAAAGATATGAGCTTTTAAGAAGAACACATCCATTTTTAAATGATGTAGACTTAAATAAAGCAATTAATGCTGAAAGAGACTTTTTATTACCACTAAAAAAATATGACATTAATATTATAGACACTACTAGACTTAAACATAAAATGTTATTTGAAATAATAGAAAATACTATTTTTTTAAAGAAGAAAATATTGATTTCTTCTTTTGGGTATAAGTTCGGAATACCTCAAGATGCTAACTATGTTTTTGATGTTAGGTTTTTAGATAATCCATATTATTTAGAGGAATTAAGAGATAAAACTGGGAATGATGAAAGTGTATATAATTATGTTATGTCATTTGAAGATAGTAATAAGTTATATGATAAGATAAATGATTTTTTTGAATTCGTATTACCTATTTATTTTAAAAATACTAAAAATAGTATACATATAGCTATAGGATGTACAGGTGGTAGACATAGATCTGTAACCTTAGTAAATAAGTTGCATGATGTTTTAAAATATAAATATGATGTATTTAAAATACATAGGGAGATTGACAATGATTGATATAAAAAGCATTCCTACTAGTCCAGGGGTATATATAATGAAGGATATTTCTGGGAAAATAATATATGTAGGTAAGGCTAAAAATTTAAAAAATAGGGTAAGTTCATATTTTAACAATCCAAAATCTTCAATGAAAACTTTTGAATTAGTAAAACATATAGATGATATAGAGTTTTTTCTATGTAATAGTGAATTAGAAGCTTTGATTTTAGAAAACAACCTTATAAAAAAACATTTGCCTAAATATAATATATTACTTAAAGATAATAAAACTTATCCTTATTTAAAAATAACTAATGAAAAAATACCTGAAATAAGTGTGGTTAGAAGTAGAAAACATTTAGAAGAAAATGAGAGTGCCTATTTTTTTGGACCATATCCTTTTAATATTAAAGAAATGATTAAGTTATTACTCATAGCATTTGATATGCAGTTTTTTAACATAGATATGTATAATAAAAAGATAGTAGGGAGTAATTTAAGGTATAATAATAGAAAAGAATTGTATTTTGAAAATTTAGAAGATGAAAATAGGTATATTGAAAATTCTAAAGCTATGATAAACTTTTTAAAAAACAAAGATATAAGTATAATAGATAAGTTACATAAAGAAATGATAGAGTATTCAGATAATCTTGAATATGAAAAAGCATTAGTTATTAGAAACCGTATTGAAAAATTAAATTCATTAATAAAAAATCAAATTATTGAACATAGTCAAGAAGTTGATGAAGATGTATTTGTATTTAAAAATATTTCTAATAACATTTTTATTTGTGTATTAAATATAAGAGATGGTAAAATAGTAGGAAAAAATAGTCTTAAAGTTGAAAACAAGTATGATGAAAATGATATATTTGAAACAATATTTCTTTCGTATTATGATAATAAGAAAATACCTAAGAATATT contains the following coding sequences:
- the gltS gene encoding sodium/glutamate symporter, which translates into the protein MKYILEFDMIQTVGIAVIFLIIGIKLKKRVSFFQKYCIPNPVIGGIIFSIIALILRYLNIVEFNFDTTLQNFFMIMFFTSIGFNASFSLLKKGGIKLALFLFVAVLLILFQNTIAIIIGKVLNIHPLIALMTGSTPMTGGHGTSIAISENIPMDGLKTIAIAAATFGTIVGSLIGPPLAKQLIQKYNLKSSDIAEDNKNDNDEIHELDEERFAKAFFILLLSMSIGTILNYWLKKIGLKMPVYIGPMFIAAIIRNLSDILYKEIPMKEIQILESISLNLFLSVALISLKLWQLFDLAGPLAILLLAQVITAYLFVRFITFNIMGSNFDAAIISAGHLGFGMGATPNALANMKSVNDEFGYSKLAFLVVPIVGSLFIDFFNISIITMFIHYFS
- the rplU gene encoding 50S ribosomal protein L21 produces the protein MFAVIKTGGKQYKVEVGSLLKVEKLAVEVGTEVSFEEVLMVGDKVGSPLVEGAKVVAEVKEHGKGKKVINFKYNKKTYYRKQGHRQQYTLIEVKDIKG
- a CDS encoding ribosomal-processing cysteine protease Prp, yielding MTNIEFSEKEDKIVSFLIKGHTEAYNYGEDIVCASISATSIMTLNGLIEVLKIKKLNYEMKDGYIFCDLRNVSEEDLNNAQSLLKSLSIMLKTISEDYPKNVQFRARRYGK
- the rpmA gene encoding 50S ribosomal protein L27; this translates as MILKLNLQLFASKKGQGSTKNGRDSNPKYLGVKRYDGEAVKAGNIIVRQRGTKFHPGNNMGLGKDYTLFALIEGYVKFETFKGKKRVSVYPEKIVK
- the nth gene encoding endonuclease III, with product MTKKERISKVLEILREKFKEPKIALDYSNEYQLMVAVILSAQCTDKRVNIVTKEFFKILKKPEDMQKLSLEEVEKYIKSTGFYKNKALNLKANADMLIEKYGGVLPRSMDELIKLPGVGRKTANVLLGDLWGIRAGIVVDTHVRRLSNLIGFVDNDNVEIIEKELMKIVPKKSWYEYSHFLILHGRDKCIARRPKCSECEINNYCKFNEKNRKKV
- a CDS encoding D-alanyl-D-alanine carboxypeptidase family protein, with protein sequence MKKILIIICFLSLNLFGLELKEKERLPIIYTSFLDGTEIMNVNSEIEFPIASLTKVMNVLVAKDQISRGNFSLNDKVLFDRYTSFVSGGAISVWPGDNSYTLEDLMKIQIIFSSNNAAYATAKHVGKGDINKFIDLMNEKAQEIGMKNTKFSSPAGLPPRLNKGFGMDISTAKDLYTLTKYVIENTDILDYSNRSSISFTKSRDPQRIYHSRISMLGKYGILGLKTGFHEESGFNIILVSKMGDSTIISISLNSETEKQREKLQKEILSKLMEKLEKIVDKENAYYLFDVKGYKNKTIEGYIKEDVNIVNLGQDISYNIKLNEISGNINKDDEIGLLEVIVNDKLITTRPIYAKEDNNKLNWFGKFIRFISFGFY
- the rapZ gene encoding RNase adapter RapZ, translating into MDNNILILGLSGSGKTTALKYLEDNGYYVSLNYPINHVLEIEDNSKKAISISIKSDDEIDVLEKIIISKKFIVIFLDASNEELVKRYELLRRTHPFLNDVDLNKAINAERDFLLPLKKYDINIIDTTRLKHKMLFEIIENTIFLKKKILISSFGYKFGIPQDANYVFDVRFLDNPYYLEELRDKTGNDESVYNYVMSFEDSNKLYDKINDFFEFVLPIYFKNTKNSIHIAIGCTGGRHRSVTLVNKLHDVLKYKYDVFKIHREIDND
- the uvrC gene encoding excinuclease ABC subunit UvrC; this translates as MIDIKSIPTSPGVYIMKDISGKIIYVGKAKNLKNRVSSYFNNPKSSMKTFELVKHIDDIEFFLCNSELEALILENNLIKKHLPKYNILLKDNKTYPYLKITNEKIPEISVVRSRKHLEENESAYFFGPYPFNIKEMIKLLLIAFDMQFFNIDMYNKKIVGSNLRYNNRKELYFENLEDENRYIENSKAMINFLKNKDISIIDKLHKEMIEYSDNLEYEKALVIRNRIEKLNSLIKNQIIEHSQEVDEDVFVFKNISNNIFICVLNIRDGKIVGKNSLKVENKYDENDIFETIFLSYYDNKKIPKNIIVESKYKGNIQLIEEYFFKEKKYNVKLHRPIIKSRRLSLLELGIKNLDYSIDEYLKTEKAIAKGLIDLKKVLNLKKLPKVIECFDISNIQGKDAVSAMSVAVNGKACNKRYRHFKITIKDTPDDFMMMRETLFRRYSKLEIDELPDLILIDGGKGQLGVAVDVLKELGKINYVDIISIAKKEELIFKAGEDIPYIFDLNDEALKILIRTRDEVHRFGITYHRKLRSKRNIKSILDEITGIGPKRKKELILKFGSVKNIFEASEKELLEIVPLNVVKEIKNH